CTTTGCAATATTTGCTACTGGGAGAGCGTGGGAGCAGATTAGAAATACTGTGGCTTATCCATCTTTAAACGTTAAAATATGTGCATCTCATGCAGGAATTACTGTAGGAGAGGATGGGGCATCACATCAATCTATAGAAGACATAGCTTTGATGTCAGTAATTCCTAATATGACAGTGTTAGTTCCTGCAGATCCTATAGAAACAAAATCAATGGTAAATTGGGCATATCAGCATAATGGTCCTGTGTATATAAGATTGGGAAGAATGGGAGTTCCAAATATTTTACCTAATGATTATAAATTTGATACAAAACCTTTTATTCTAAAAAAAGGAAAAAAAATAGTGATATTTGCTACTGGAATAATGTTGTGGAAATGTCTTGAAGCAATTGAGCTATTGAAACCTTATAACTTAGAGCCAACTTTAGTAAATGTTTCTTGTATAAAGCCCCTTCCTGAAGAGTCTATAATAGAAATTGCAAAAGAGCACGAAATAGTATTAACTGCTGAAGAACATAATATTATAAACGGGCTTGGATCAATGATTTCATCAACTCTTTCGAGAAATTATCCAATGAAAGTATCTTTTATTGGTATCAATGATAAATTTGGAACATCAGGAAAACCAAATGATTTATTAAGTTATTATGGCTTGGATGCAAACAGTATAAAAGAGAAATTGTTATTATTAGGGTCGTAAGGTGAATTTAGCTATAGTCTTTAAAAACGTGTCAAAGATTTATCACGGTCAAATATATGGTTTGAAAGACATAAATCTTGAAGTGGAAAAAGGAGATTTTGTTTTTGTTACGGGTCATAGTGGAGCTGGAAAATCAACTTTGTTGAAACTGTTATATAGAGCATTACTTCCTTCTTCCGGAGAAGTCTATGTAAATAACATGAATTTATTAAAATTAAAAGAAAAGGATATCCCTCTATTCAGGAGAACGCTTGGAGTTGTTTTTCAGGACGTAAAGTTGCTGCCTAGAAAAACCGCAATAGAAAACATATCTTTGTGCCTTGAAATGCTAGGTTTATCTGATAGAGAAGTTAAAAAAAGAGCATATAAATCGCTAGAGCTTGTTAAGT
Above is a genomic segment from Thermodesulfobium narugense DSM 14796 containing:
- the ftsE gene encoding cell division ATP-binding protein FtsE, which produces MNLAIVFKNVSKIYHGQIYGLKDINLEVEKGDFVFVTGHSGAGKSTLLKLLYRALLPSSGEVYVNNMNLLKLKEKDIPLFRRTLGVVFQDVKLLPRKTAIENISLCLEMLGLSDREVKKRAYKSLELVKLSSKSRAFPNELSGGEQQRLAIARAISYYPTLLIADEPTGNIDLKTSWEIMSIFENLNRMGMTILITTHNPIIVSKMNKRVIQLKNGQIESDSLRDKPLIYE
- a CDS encoding transketolase family protein, with the protein product MKATREAYGEALLELGRSNDKVVALDADLSKSTKTSLFAKEFPERFFNVGIAEQNLIGVAAGLSLAGFVPYASTFAIFATGRAWEQIRNTVAYPSLNVKICASHAGITVGEDGASHQSIEDIALMSVIPNMTVLVPADPIETKSMVNWAYQHNGPVYIRLGRMGVPNILPNDYKFDTKPFILKKGKKIVIFATGIMLWKCLEAIELLKPYNLEPTLVNVSCIKPLPEESIIEIAKEHEIVLTAEEHNIINGLGSMISSTLSRNYPMKVSFIGINDKFGTSGKPNDLLSYYGLDANSIKEKLLLLGS